One Methylosarcina fibrata AML-C10 DNA segment encodes these proteins:
- a CDS encoding (4Fe-4S)-binding protein, with amino-acid sequence MQVTWDETQCCHAGVCVSSLPEVFKIKDGRFVIEPDNASVEDLRRVVAECPSGALKMSENNRERS; translated from the coding sequence ATGCAAGTCACCTGGGACGAAACCCAATGCTGCCATGCCGGCGTCTGCGTCAGCTCGTTGCCGGAAGTATTCAAGATAAAGGACGGCCGTTTCGTCATCGAGCCCGACAACGCTTCCGTGGAAGATTTGCGACGCGTAGTCGCCGAGTGCCCTTCCGGCGCCCTGAAAATGTCCGAAAATAATAGAGAGAGATCCTGA
- a CDS encoding DUF4242 domain-containing protein: MPKYIIERDIPNVGTLTQQELQGISQKSCGVLREMGPKIQWLQSYVTGDKVYCVYIAPDEASVREHAERGGFPANRISEVKNIIDPTTAESR; this comes from the coding sequence ATGCCAAAATACATTATCGAACGCGACATTCCCAACGTCGGCACGTTAACCCAGCAGGAATTACAAGGCATTTCGCAAAAATCGTGCGGCGTGCTGCGCGAAATGGGGCCGAAAATCCAGTGGCTGCAAAGCTACGTGACCGGCGACAAGGTCTATTGCGTCTATATCGCTCCCGACGAAGCCAGCGTCCGGGAACACGCCGAAAGAGGCGGTTTTCCCGCGAACAGGATTTCCGAGGTCAAGAACATCATCGACCCGACCACGGCAGAAAGCCGTTAA
- the mtoX gene encoding methanethiol oxidase, which yields MKHPFLPYRRPVRTLMQASALTASVLLLPSAGIPLAQADETCQSPYMAKIVGQEDFIHVWTLGAEGVGDEQDKLVTVDVNPKSQNYGKVVHTVSVGGRNEAHHSGFTDDRQYLWAGGLDTNKLFIFDVHTDPAKPKLVKTITDFVAKSGGVVGPHTTYALPGRMIITGLSNNKDHGGRTGLVEYTNDGEYITTHWTPTDSDLGGAVKTGKYADGYGYDLRVLPRRNLMLTSSFTGWSNYMMDFGKMLNDPEAMKRFGNTVVQWNLHSKQPKKVFDVPGAPLEIRCAWGENHNYCFTSTALTSKIWLIYEDAEGSWQAKEVADVGDPSKVPLPVDISISSDDKMLWVNTFMDGKTRAFDISDPFKPKQVYEQKIGAQVNMVSSSWDGKRLYYTSSLLANWDKKGADNEQYLKGYVWDGKELKEKFAVDFTKENLGRAHQMVLNAYSLYSANKPVSETLLAELDKEK from the coding sequence ATGAAACATCCATTTTTACCTTATCGCCGGCCGGTCCGGACCTTGATGCAGGCTTCCGCGCTCACCGCCTCCGTCCTGCTGCTGCCGAGCGCCGGCATTCCCCTTGCCCAGGCCGATGAGACTTGCCAATCGCCTTACATGGCCAAAATTGTCGGGCAGGAAGATTTCATTCACGTCTGGACGCTGGGCGCCGAAGGCGTCGGCGACGAGCAGGACAAGCTGGTCACCGTCGACGTCAATCCCAAATCGCAAAATTACGGCAAGGTCGTCCATACCGTGTCCGTCGGCGGGCGCAACGAAGCCCATCACTCGGGTTTTACCGACGATCGCCAGTATTTATGGGCGGGCGGACTGGATACCAACAAGCTGTTCATTTTCGACGTGCACACCGATCCCGCCAAGCCGAAGCTGGTTAAAACCATTACCGATTTCGTGGCCAAAAGCGGCGGCGTCGTCGGCCCCCACACGACCTATGCGCTGCCGGGCCGGATGATCATCACCGGTCTGTCCAACAACAAGGATCACGGCGGCCGCACCGGCCTGGTCGAATACACCAACGACGGCGAATACATTACCACGCACTGGACTCCGACCGACAGCGATCTCGGCGGCGCCGTCAAAACCGGCAAATACGCGGACGGCTACGGCTACGATTTGCGGGTGCTGCCCCGGCGCAACCTGATGCTGACTTCGTCGTTTACCGGCTGGTCCAATTACATGATGGATTTCGGCAAGATGCTGAACGATCCGGAAGCGATGAAACGTTTCGGCAATACCGTCGTGCAATGGAACCTGCACAGCAAGCAGCCGAAAAAAGTCTTCGACGTGCCGGGAGCGCCTTTGGAAATCCGCTGCGCCTGGGGCGAGAACCACAACTACTGTTTCACCAGCACGGCGCTGACTTCGAAAATCTGGCTGATCTACGAAGACGCGGAAGGCTCGTGGCAGGCGAAGGAAGTCGCGGACGTCGGCGATCCGTCCAAAGTGCCGCTGCCGGTCGACATTTCGATTTCGAGCGACGACAAAATGCTCTGGGTCAACACCTTCATGGACGGCAAGACTCGGGCGTTCGATATTTCGGATCCGTTCAAACCGAAACAGGTCTATGAGCAAAAAATCGGCGCTCAGGTGAACATGGTGTCCTCGAGCTGGGACGGCAAACGGCTCTATTACACGTCATCGCTGCTGGCCAACTGGGATAAAAAAGGCGCGGACAACGAACAGTATCTGAAAGGCTATGTCTGGGACGGGAAGGAATTGAAGGAAAAATTCGCGGTCGACTTTACCAAGGAAAATCTGGGCCGCGCCCATCAGATGGTGTTAAATGCCTACTCGCTTTACAGCGCGAACAAGCCGGTTTCGGAAACACTGTTGGCAGAACTCGACAAGGAAAAATAA
- the kdsA gene encoding 3-deoxy-8-phosphooctulonate synthase — protein MQLCGFEVGLDRPLFLIAGPCVIESEQLALDTAGYLKEVTRELNIPFIYKSSFDKANRSSHESFRGLGIERGLEILAKVKKEIGVPVLTDVHEDTPLQEVAKVVDVMQTPAFLCRQTNFIQSVAACGIPVNIKKGQFLAPWDMANVAKKAKAAGNGQIMVCERGVSFGYNNLVSDMRSLAVMRDTGCPVVFDATHSVQLPGGQGNCSGGQREFVPVLARAAVATGISGLFMETHPNPAEAKSDGPNSWPMHRMKELLEVLLTIDQAVKSRPLIETTI, from the coding sequence ATGCAATTATGTGGTTTTGAAGTCGGTCTCGACCGGCCGTTGTTTTTGATCGCCGGTCCCTGTGTGATCGAAAGCGAGCAACTGGCGCTCGACACGGCCGGCTACCTGAAGGAAGTGACCCGGGAACTCAATATCCCGTTCATTTACAAGTCGTCGTTCGACAAGGCCAACCGGTCCTCTCACGAAAGCTTCCGCGGACTCGGCATCGAACGCGGGCTCGAAATTCTGGCAAAGGTCAAAAAAGAAATCGGCGTGCCGGTATTGACCGACGTGCACGAGGACACGCCGCTCCAGGAAGTTGCGAAAGTTGTCGACGTGATGCAGACCCCGGCGTTTTTATGCCGGCAGACCAATTTCATTCAGAGCGTCGCGGCCTGCGGCATTCCGGTCAACATCAAAAAAGGCCAGTTCCTGGCTCCCTGGGACATGGCCAATGTCGCGAAAAAAGCGAAAGCCGCCGGCAACGGCCAAATCATGGTCTGCGAGCGCGGCGTCTCGTTCGGCTACAACAATCTGGTGTCCGACATGCGTTCCCTGGCGGTGATGCGCGACACCGGCTGTCCGGTCGTGTTCGATGCGACCCATTCGGTGCAGTTGCCGGGCGGGCAGGGCAATTGTTCGGGCGGCCAGCGCGAATTCGTGCCGGTACTGGCGCGCGCGGCGGTCGCGACCGGCATTTCCGGCTTGTTCATGGAAACGCATCCGAATCCGGCCGAAGCGAAAAGCGACGGCCCGAATTCGTGGCCGATGCATCGAATGAAAGAATTACTCGAAGTTTTATTAACCATCGATCAGGCGGTCAAATCACGGCCTCTGATAGAAACGACAATCTAA
- the eno gene encoding phosphopyruvate hydratase, giving the protein MAAIVDIRAREILDSRGNPTVEAEVVLASGVVGSAMVPSGASTGEREAIELRDGDKSRYLGKGVLNAVNNVKTEIRSAIVGMDAADQEGIDNKMIALDGTESKSRLGANAMLAVSMAAAHAAAKESKQPLYRYLNKSGEFVMPVPMMNIINGGSHADNSVDLQEFMILPVGAPTFREAIRYGAEVFHNLAKVLKSKGLATTVGDEGGFAPNLSSNEEAIGVILQAIEQAGYKPGVDIFLGLDAAASEYYSDGVYDLASENKQYSSAQMADFFVDWVNKYPIISIEDGFDENDWDGWKVMTEKLGGRIQLVGDDLFVTNPKILKRGIEQNIANSILIKVNQIGTLTETLAAIDMAKKAGYSAVVSHRSGETEDTTIADLVVATGTGQIKTGSLSRSDRVAKYNRLMKIEEELAGAARYAGRSAFKSL; this is encoded by the coding sequence ATGGCTGCAATAGTAGATATACGTGCAAGAGAAATTCTGGATTCGCGCGGCAATCCGACCGTCGAAGCCGAGGTGGTGCTGGCGTCCGGCGTGGTCGGCAGCGCGATGGTGCCGTCCGGTGCCTCGACCGGGGAGCGTGAAGCGATCGAGCTGCGCGACGGCGACAAGTCCCGCTACCTCGGCAAAGGCGTTCTGAACGCGGTCAACAACGTCAAGACCGAAATTCGTTCCGCGATCGTCGGCATGGACGCGGCCGATCAGGAAGGCATCGACAACAAGATGATCGCACTGGACGGCACCGAATCGAAGTCGCGTCTCGGCGCGAACGCGATGCTGGCGGTGTCGATGGCGGCGGCGCATGCGGCGGCGAAAGAAAGCAAGCAGCCTTTGTACCGCTATCTGAACAAATCCGGCGAATTCGTCATGCCGGTGCCGATGATGAACATCATTAACGGCGGTTCGCACGCGGACAACAGCGTCGACTTGCAGGAATTCATGATTTTGCCCGTTGGAGCTCCAACTTTCCGCGAAGCGATCCGTTACGGCGCCGAAGTGTTCCACAACCTGGCCAAAGTGTTGAAATCGAAAGGCCTGGCTACGACCGTCGGCGACGAAGGCGGCTTCGCGCCGAATCTGTCGTCGAACGAAGAAGCGATCGGCGTGATTCTGCAGGCGATCGAACAGGCCGGCTACAAGCCCGGCGTCGACATTTTCCTGGGCCTCGACGCGGCCGCTTCCGAATATTACAGCGACGGCGTTTACGATCTGGCTTCCGAAAACAAGCAGTACAGCTCGGCGCAAATGGCCGATTTCTTCGTCGATTGGGTCAACAAATACCCGATCATCAGCATCGAAGACGGTTTCGACGAGAACGACTGGGACGGCTGGAAAGTGATGACCGAAAAACTCGGCGGGCGCATCCAGTTGGTCGGCGACGATCTGTTCGTCACCAACCCGAAGATCCTGAAGCGAGGCATCGAGCAGAACATTGCGAATTCGATCCTGATCAAGGTGAACCAGATCGGCACGCTGACCGAAACGCTGGCGGCGATCGACATGGCGAAAAAAGCGGGTTATTCCGCGGTCGTGTCGCACCGTTCCGGCGAAACCGAAGACACCACGATCGCTGACTTGGTCGTTGCGACCGGCACCGGCCAGATCAAGACCGGATCCTTGAGCCGTTCCGATCGCGTCGCCAAGTACAACCGCCTGATGAAGATCGAGGAAGAGTTGGCCGGCGCGGCCCGGTACGCAGGCCGCAGCGCGTTCAAGTCGCTTTAA
- the ftsB gene encoding cell division protein FtsB, whose protein sequence is MKYLAAIIVLLIVHLQYRIWLGDGSIAEIRAYQQRLDDLKKLAEEKRQRNQALYAEVLDLRKGQEAIEERARSELGMIKPDETFFQVLE, encoded by the coding sequence ATGAAATATCTTGCTGCGATCATCGTTTTATTAATTGTTCATCTCCAGTACCGTATCTGGCTGGGGGACGGCAGCATTGCCGAAATTCGCGCTTACCAGCAGCGGCTCGACGATCTGAAAAAACTGGCCGAAGAAAAAAGACAGCGTAATCAGGCGCTTTACGCCGAGGTGCTGGATTTGAGAAAAGGGCAGGAAGCGATCGAGGAAAGAGCCAGAAGCGAATTGGGCATGATCAAGCCGGACGAAACGTTTTTTCAGGTTCTGGAATAA
- a CDS encoding TetR/AcrR family transcriptional regulator, protein MNATSQKRFNRDTILSQGVSLLMQQGYHGTGLKEILDAVRIPKGSFYNYFDSKESFAAEVIQHYIEPFIRQLEGHLSTPDLDALSAIKRYFDELIAELEKSGFKGGCLLGNLMGEVGDTSELCRNSLQTAVHRYRDLLKTGLEAAQSQGTVRTDKSAEAMADQLVDAWQGALLRMKIEKSSGPLKQCCRDLLDDYFKA, encoded by the coding sequence ATGAACGCTACTTCACAAAAACGATTCAACCGCGACACTATCTTGAGCCAGGGCGTTTCCCTATTGATGCAGCAGGGCTACCACGGTACCGGGCTGAAAGAGATTCTGGACGCCGTAAGGATCCCGAAAGGGTCTTTTTACAATTACTTCGACAGCAAGGAAAGCTTTGCCGCCGAAGTCATCCAGCACTACATCGAGCCCTTTATCCGGCAACTGGAAGGCCATTTAAGCACTCCGGATCTCGATGCGTTGAGCGCGATCAAACGCTATTTCGACGAATTGATCGCCGAACTGGAAAAGTCCGGTTTCAAAGGCGGCTGTCTGCTCGGCAATTTGATGGGTGAAGTGGGCGACACCAGCGAACTGTGCCGCAACTCCCTGCAAACGGCCGTCCATCGCTACCGCGATTTGCTGAAGACCGGACTGGAAGCGGCGCAGAGCCAGGGCACCGTCAGAACCGACAAATCGGCCGAGGCGATGGCCGATCAACTGGTCGATGCCTGGCAGGGAGCCTTGTTAAGAATGAAAATCGAAAAATCCTCCGGACCGCTCAAGCAGTGTTGCCGGGATTTGCTGGACGATTATTTTAAAGCGTAA